In a genomic window of Longimicrobiaceae bacterium:
- a CDS encoding NifU family protein: MIEITPAARAQIQSLVDQAVVQDPALRIELDRSNPSPLVRSYTISLVERDDRLRTEIAINVDEIRVFLNLDTSNLLSGATIDWVEEDGNGGFRVEDPRARAAAARHQPSELRISGPMAERVQQVIDEVINPAIAAHGGYVELVDVSDDTLYLRMGGGCQGCAASAATLRMGIERMVREQVPEIREIIDVTDHTAGVNPYY, from the coding sequence ATGATCGAGATTACCCCCGCAGCGCGGGCCCAGATACAGAGCTTGGTAGATCAGGCAGTGGTGCAGGATCCGGCACTTCGCATCGAGCTGGATCGCTCAAACCCCTCGCCGCTTGTCCGCAGCTATACCATCTCGCTCGTTGAGCGGGATGATCGACTGCGTACCGAGATCGCCATCAACGTCGATGAGATCCGGGTCTTCCTGAACCTGGACACCTCCAACCTGCTCAGCGGAGCGACGATCGACTGGGTCGAGGAAGACGGCAACGGTGGATTCCGCGTCGAGGATCCCAGGGCACGCGCCGCCGCGGCGCGGCACCAGCCCAGCGAGCTGCGCATCTCGGGCCCGATGGCGGAGCGGGTTCAGCAGGTGATCGACGAGGTGATCAACCCTGCGATCGCCGCGCACGGAGGCTACGTCGAGCTGGTCGACGTGAGCGATGACACGCTCTATCTCCGGATGGGGGGCGGCTGTCAGGGGTGCGCTGCCTCGGCGGCCACATTGCGGATGGGCATTGAGCGGATGGTTCGCGAGCAGGTGCCCGAGATCCGGGAGATCATCGACGTCACCGACCACACCGCCGGGGTAAATCCCTACTACTGA